Sequence from the Paenibacillus tundrae genome:
TTGGTCTGCCAGATCATTACGCTGAATTTCAACCATTCCTTCGGGACTTTCATGCAGAATACTCTTCAGATATTGTTCGATAATATCAGAGATATTACGCATCCACTCATCCTCCACTGTCTGAAACGTTAAGTCAATAAGGACCCACACGCCCCTACAGAGTGCACCTTCTCATCCCATTTAACCATTCCGTGAAACACCGAATCTGGATTCCACAAGTGTTACCGGGAGAGTAAAGGCCGCTCGAAGGTCCTTTAATACTGCTTGTTCCACATAGAAAAGTGTAGTCGCACTCTACTCAGCGGATGGCATAAGAAAGTCAAACGAAATGATGATCTCAGTTGACTTTGACTTTCTTTGACTTTATATACATTATAGCATATTTTGTGAGTTTGCCAAGTGGGGTCACTATTCATTTTTTACGATTTTACACGAAATATTCTTTGGACACAAAAAAACCTCTCCAAAAGAGCTGGAGAAGTCCATTTGTCTTACCCTTACGCCTTCATGCTATACCGGGTGATTATAGGAACCATCAGTGCTGCAATTAAACGAATCCTTATAATTTCTTGTTCAATCTAATCCTTTAGAAGAAATCAAGTAAATACGTTTCCCGTACAGGAATTGCATTCTCCAAAGCACTAATTGCCTCAGTAGGCCCATTAATTCTGCCTATCTCTGCCATCTCAGCAGGTCTTCGGTACCCCATCAGCACAGCAGTAAGAGATTGAATATCCATTTGTACTGTCTGATCCTCAGAAACAGGTTCGGAAGCCTTCCAGATTGAAGCCGTTCCATTCATGGCAACATTTAATTGCCACACGCCTTCGTTCCAAGGTGCATGAGCATCCTTAACCTGAAGAGCAATCTGTACTGGGGAATCCTGACTGGCAAACGGATATTGAGAAATAAATTGCTCCACACTCACAATGCGAGCCATAAAATAAGGAATGATCTCTTGCTGAATTCGTGGATTATCCAATTGAAAAGCAAGGGTGTCACTTGCTGGCGCTTGTAATGTAACTTCTTCAATCATGGAATCATGGTTGGCTATAAAGGTCCATAGGGCTTGTCTCGCTTCTTCATTCAGATGAATGATCTCATCGATCGTGAATTTACGCTCCTTGACCTCGTATAATATATATCCCTGGGCTTGCCCGGCTTCATCATAATATACGGCCTTCTGACTGGTTCCCTCCGTAAGCACCGAGTCTTTCCACCACGCATCGTCACGGACCAACATTCCGTTATAGCGCTCCGCATAAGCATTATATACACTTTTTAAAACATCCAGATCTGGATTGCCTCTGCGCAACGTTCCGGGTGTTTGTTTTTTGGCAGGCAAATGCGAGGTAGGCACTTTATATTTTTTGTACTCAATGTATGTTTCCCATCCATACTTCCGATAAAAAGCAAACGCGAACGGATGCAGGAACGAAATGCTCTGTTTGTTGCGATTCATTTCTTCCAATGTGTGTTTGAGAAGACCGGCTACCCAGCCCTTTCGTCTGTACTCTGGCCAAGTGGCTACACCTGCAATACCACCCATGTCGAATGACCGACCATGAATATACGTTTGAAAAGGAATAAGGTGGAGCTTGGCACCTAGGCTGCCATCATCATAAACTCCCCATACATTATGTTTATCAAACTGATTCTGGCGCTTCTCCCTTTGCTCCTCTTTCATTACAAATTGAAATGCATATTCAGAAAGAGCCATGCATTCTTCGAAAGCGTCTGCTGTTAATTTACGAAATTCCATCTCATTCTGCACCCCGTTCTCTAGAAAATGATGAAATCATCCCAGTGTGGTCTGATCTGTGATGTATGTCTTCTCTATGAGTGTGTCAGAGGAACCCTGCAAAGTCAAATAAGAGGTGCTACGGCACCTCTTGGATACGTATATTCACAGAAAATAAGATGATCTTCCGAGAAAATAAAAACCACCACCGAATAACATCGGCAGTGGTTCTTCGCTTGGCGGCGTCCTACTCTCCCAGGACCCTGCGGTCCAAGTACCATCGGCGCTAGAGGGCTTAACGGTCGTGTTCGGGATGGGTACGTGTGGAACCCCTCCGCCATCGCCACCAAACGCATAATAGCTTACATTTCAGAGTGTTGTTCTCTGAAAACTAGATTCGAAACGAAAGTCTGCGATTAAAACGTGCTAATTGGATAAGCCCTCGACCGATTAGTACTGGTCAGCTCCATGCATTACTGCACTTCCACCCCCAGCCTATCTACCTCGTCGTCTTCAAGGGGTCTTACATACTGGGAAATCTCATCTTGAGGGGGGCTTCACGCTTAGATGCTTTCAGCGCTTATCCCGTCCGTACATAGCTACCCAGCGGTGCTCCTGGCGGAACAACTGGTACACCAGCGGTACGTCCATCCCGGTCCTCTCGTACTAAGGACAGCTCCTCTCAAATTTCCTACGCCCACGACAGATAGGGACCGAACTGTCTCACGACGTTCTGAACCCAGCTCGCGTACCGCTTTAATGGGCGAACAGCCCAACCCTTGGGACCTACTTCAGCCCCAGGATGCGATGAGCCGACATCGAGGTGCCAAACCTCCCCGTCGATGTGGACTCTTGGGGGAGATAAGCCTGTTATCCCCAGGGTAGCTTTTATCCGTTGAGCGATGGCCCTTCCATGCGGTACCACCGGATCACTAAGCCCGACTTTCGTCCCTGCTCGACTTGTAGGTCTCGCAGTCAAGCTCCCTTATGCCTTTGCACTCTTCGAATGATTTCCAACCATTCTGAGGGAACCTTTGGGCGCCTCCGTTACTCTTTAGGAGGCGACCGCCCCAGTCAAACTGCCCACCTGACACTGTCCCCGCACCGGATTACGGTACCAGGTTAGAACCTAGATACGATCAGGGTGGTATCCCAACGGTGCCTCCACCGAAGCTGGCGCTCCGGCTTCAAAGGCTCCCACCTATCCTGTACAGATCGTACCCAAATTCAATATCAAGCTGCAGTAAAGCTCCATGGGGTCTTTCCGTCTTGTCGCGGGTAACCTGCATCTTCACAGGTATTAAAATTTCACCGGATCTCTCGTTGAGACAGCGCCCAAGTCGTTACGCCATTCGTGCGGGTCAGAATTTACCTGACAAGGAATTTCGCTACCTTAGGACCGTTATAGTTACGGCCGCCGTTTACTGGGGCTTCGGTTCACAGCTTCGGATTGCTCCTAACCGCTCCCCTTAACCTTCCAGCACCGGGCAGGCGTCAGCCCGTATACTTCGCCTTACGGCTTCGCACAGACCTGTGTTTTTGCTAAACAGTCGCTTGGGCCTTTTCACTGCGGCCCCCTCGTGCTATTCACACTACCGGGGCACCCCTTCTCCCGAAGTTACGGGGTCATTTTGCCGAGTTCCTTAACGAGAGTTCTTCCGCGCGCCTTAGAATTCTCTTCTCGCCTACCTGTGTCGGTTTGCGGTACGGGCACCATCACCTGGCTAGAGACTTTTCTTGGCAGTGTGAGATCATGACCTTCGCTACTGTAATTTTCACTCCCCATCACAGCCCAGCCTTACGATGTGCGGATTTGCCTACACATCAGCCTCACTGCTTGGACAGGCATCCATCAGCCTGCGTCACTACCCTACTGCGTCCTCCCATTGCTCATAACGGCTTACGGTGGTACAGGAATTTCGACCTGTTGTCCTTCGACTACGCCTTTCGGCCTCGCCTTAGGTCCCGACTTACCCTGAGTGGACGAGCCTTCCTCAGGAACCCTTAGGCTTTCGGCGGATCAGATTCTCACTGATCTTTTCGTTACTCATACCGGCATTCTCACTTGTATAATGTCCAGCGCTCCTTACGGTACACCTTCAACCCTTATACAACGCTCCCCTACCCCTGATGCAAAGCATCAAGCCATAGCTTCGGTGGTGTGTTTAGCCCCGTTACATTTTCGGCGCAGAGTCACTCGACCAGTGAGCTATTACGCACTCTTTAAATGGTGGCTGCTTCTAAGCCAACATCCTGGTTGTCTGTGCAACTCCACATCCTTTCCCACTTAACACACACTTGGGGACCTTAGCTGATGGTCTGGGCTGTTTCCCTTTTGACAATGGATCTTAGCACTCACTGTCTGACTCCCGGAAGTAAGTCTATGGCATTCGGAGTTTGACTGAGCTTGGTAACCCTTGCGGGCCCCGCACCCAATCAGTGCTCTACCTCCACGACTCTGTTTTCCGAGGCTAGCCCTAAAGCTATTTCGGGGAGAACCAGCTATCTCCGAGTTCGATTGGAATTTCTCCGCTACCCCCACCTCATCCCCGCACTTTTCAACGTGCGTGGGTTCGGGCCTCCAGTGCGTGTTACCGCACCTTCACCCTGGACAGGGGTAGATCACCCGGTTTCGGGTCTACGTCCACGTACTATGTCGCCCTATTCAGACTCGCTTTCGCTGCGGCTCCGGCTCTTCACCTTAACCTTGCACGAGAACGTAACTCGCCGGTTCATTCTACAAAAGGCACGCCATCACCCCTAAAACGGGCTCTGACTTTTTGTAAGCACACGGTTTCAGGTTCTATTTCACTCCCCTTCCGGGGTGCTTTTCACCTTTCCCTCACGGTACTGCTTCACTATCGGTCGCTAGGAAGTATTTAGCCTTGGCAGATGGTCCTGCCGGATTCATACGGGGTTTCACGTGCCCCGCACTACTCGGGATCCGTCTCGGAGGGAACAGACTTTCAATTACAGGGCTTTTACCTTCTTTGGCGGGCCTTTCCAGACCTCTTCGTTTAACCGGTTCCTTTGTAACTCCATGTGAGACGTCCCACAACCCCAAAGAGCAAGCTCTCTGGTTTGGGCTTCTCCGCGTTCGCTCGCCGCTACTGACGGAATCACTATTGTTTTCTCTTCCTCAAGGTACTTAGATGTTTCAGTTCCCCTGGTATGCCTCTACATAACCTATGTATTCAGTTATGAGTAACTGGAAATTACCCCAGCTGGGTTTCCCCATTCGGACACCCCCGGATCAAAGCTTGCTTACAGCTCCCCGAGGCAGTTTCGTTGTTCGCCACGTCCTTCATCGGCTCCTAGCGCCTAGGCATCCTCCGTGTGCTCTTAGTAGCTTAACCATATTGCTCCGGTTCGACTGCTCGCTTCCCTTGTTTTGCTTGCGCAAAGCCAAAAGTCGCTCCCATTCGAAACCCTCGCAAAAGCAATTTAACTACCGTTTTTATTGAAACTTGTTTACACAAGTTCAGCTAAAAAGGAATGTTCTAATTCGCATTTTCGTTCGTTTCGATATCTAGTTTTCAAAGAACAAGCTAAATAGATGCAATTTTTTTGGTGGAGCCAAGCGGGATCGAACCGCTGACCTCCTGCGTGCAAGGCAGGCGCTCTCCCAGCTGAGCTATGGCCCCTCAAATTCCATCAAAACTGAACAAATGGATAAGTAACTGGTAGGTTCTAAGAACCTATATATTTGAATGTTTCCACTCGGGAAACGATTCTCCATAGAAAGGAGGTGATCCAGCCGCACCTTCCGATACGGCTACCTTGTTACGACTTCACCCCAATCATCTATCCCACCTTCGGCGGCTGGCTCCTTGCGGTTACCCCACCGACTTCGGGTGTTATAAACTCTCGTGGTGTGACGGGCGGTGTGTACAAGACCCGGGAACGTATTCACCGCGGCATGCTGATCCGCGATTACTAGCAATTCCGACTTCATGCAGGCGAGTTGCAGCCTGCAATCCGAACTGAGACCGGCTTTGTTGGGATTGGCTCCACCTCGCGGTTTCGCAGCCCGTTGTACCGGCCATTGTAGTACGTGTGTAGCCCAGGTCATAAGGGGCATGATGATTTGACGTCATCCCCACCTTCCTCCGGTTTGTCACCGGCAGTCTATCTAGAGTGCCCACCCGAAGTGCTGGCAACTAAATATAAGGGTTGCGCTCGTTGCGGGACTTAACCCAACATCTCACGACACGAGCTGACGACAACCATGCACCACCTGTCTCCTCTGTCCCGAAGGAAAGGCACATCTCTGTACCGGTCAGAGGGATGTCAAGACCTGGTAAGGTTCTTCGCGTTGCTTCGAATTAAACCACATACTCCACTGCTTGTGCGGGTCCCCGTCAATTCCTTTGAGTTTCAGTCTTGCGACCGTACTCCCCAGGCGGAGTGCTTAATGTGTTAACTTCGGCACCAAGGGTATCGAAACCCCTAACACCTAGCACTCATCGTTTACGGCGTGGACTACCAGGGTATCTAATCCTGTTTGCTCCCCACGCTTTCGCGCCTCAGCGTCAGTTACAGCCCAGAGAGTCGCCTTCGCCACTGGTGTTCCTCCACATATCTACGCATTTCACCGCTACACGTGGAATTCCACTCTCCTCTTCTGCACTCAAGTCACCCAGTTTCCAGTGCGATCCGGGGTTGAGCCCCGGGATTAAACACCAGACTTAAATGACCGCCTGCGCGCGCTTTACGCCCAATAATTCCGGACAACGCTTGCCCCCTACGTATTACCGCGGCTGCTGGCACGTAGTTAGCCGGGGCTTTCTTCTCAGGTACCGTCACCTCAGGAGCAGTTACTCTCCTAAGCGTTCTTCCCTGGCAACAGAGCTTTACGATCCGAAAACCTTCATCACTCACGCGGCATTGCTCCGTCAGGCTTTCGCCCATTGCGGAAGATTCCCTACTGCTGCCTCCCGTAGGAGTCTGGGCCGTGTCTCAGTCCCAGTGTGGCCGATCACCCTCTCAGGTCGGCTACGCATCGTCGCCTTGGTGAGCCGTTACCTCACCAACTAGCTAATGCGCCGCAGGCCCATCCTCAAGTGACAGATTGCTCCATCTTTCCAGTTTCCTTCAGGCGAAGAAAACAAGTATTCGGTATTAGCTACCGTTTCCGGTAGTTGTCCCAAGCTTGAGGGCAGGTTGCCTACGTGTTACTCACCCGTCCGCCGCTAACTATCAAAGAAGCAAGCTTCTCATCAAGTCCGCTCGACTTGCATGTATTAGGCATGCCGCCAGCGTTCGTCCTGAGCCAGGATCAAACTCTCCAATAAAGTATTGAAAAGAGCGATTAGCTCATTTTGAATCTGACGATTCATATTAAAACAAAAGTTACTATCCATTTGTTCAGTTTTCAAGGAACTTGTTGCCCGATACTGTGATACTCATCAGCCGGACAGGAATTATATCTTATCATGTCGATTGAGTTAATGTCAATCTTTTTTTTCGTCACCGTTCGAATGTTTTCAACATTTCAACGTCCGAAGCGACAAGAAATAATATATCATGCCCACATTTATTTAGCAAGCATTTTTTGAATTTAAATTAGACTTATTCATATAACAACTGATTTAACCATTTAAAATCTATACATATAGATCAATCGGCTTACGTATCTATCAGAGGATTGTAGAAAATCCCCGTATATTGGCATCCATGGGACATATCAGTCCATGATTATTCTTTGTTATTCTCCATACTGTAATCACTATCACTCGCCTGATTTATTCTTTTTCCAATTAGCTCTCCTATTTGTGCTATGGCTCCGAGTTAATATTTCTGCTACTACAATTCAAGATCCATATTCTTCGTTGAGAGTGTTTGAAGAAAGTGATCCAAAGCTTCTATAATAAAGTATATAAAAATGAATATGATATTTGCTCTTAACAGGGTTGCGGTAACTATATAGTCGCTTCTTAATTTATAGAAGAACATGAACAGATTACGAAATTGAATTAGGTGAGGTGATCGCATTTGAATCAATGGCTGAAAAGTATACGCAAGGGATATGGCAAAAAACTGGTCTCCATTCACGCTTGGAATGCTTGGATTGTAGTCATCCTTGCCATTACCGGCTTGATGTTAGTTGGAGGCTTTTGGCGAGAGTTACTGGGCATTGGTCGTGTGTGGTTGAAATGGATTCACATTGTTGTTGGTCTGGCCATGCTAGCTCCTGTCGTTTATTACTTGATCTTGGCAGGTAAGCATTGGAAGCAGCTTCGAAATAGGCCATGGCAACGGGTAAACACAATTGTAGTTCTGGTACTACTGGTCGGCTGGCTGATCTCAGGCATTGTGTTATGGCAGTTCAAGCTTGCCGGTCCGAAGATGTCCAATGCTGCACTACTCACTCATGATC
This genomic interval carries:
- a CDS encoding GNAT family N-acetyltransferase; protein product: MEFRKLTADAFEECMALSEYAFQFVMKEEQREKRQNQFDKHNVWGVYDDGSLGAKLHLIPFQTYIHGRSFDMGGIAGVATWPEYRRKGWVAGLLKHTLEEMNRNKQSISFLHPFAFAFYRKYGWETYIEYKKYKVPTSHLPAKKQTPGTLRRGNPDLDVLKSVYNAYAERYNGMLVRDDAWWKDSVLTEGTSQKAVYYDEAGQAQGYILYEVKERKFTIDEIIHLNEEARQALWTFIANHDSMIEEVTLQAPASDTLAFQLDNPRIQQEIIPYFMARIVSVEQFISQYPFASQDSPVQIALQVKDAHAPWNEGVWQLNVAMNGTASIWKASEPVSEDQTVQMDIQSLTAVLMGYRRPAEMAEIGRINGPTEAISALENAIPVRETYLLDFF